One Aquisediminimonas profunda genomic region harbors:
- a CDS encoding cell wall hydrolase, with protein MSRLKRTAICAALSIFAVAALSGSGAASAFGAADVVEAERSSLLPGAVYEAAAQEGETPVDYTIIPETPESPLAGDETRVTLSQLVALHAGSETSSREEECLAGAVYFEAKGEPLDGQLAVAQVIMNRARSGRFPSSVCGVVFQPSQFSFVRGNSFPPIARSSHYWQQAVAIAKIAGNDMWNSTAGSALYFHARRVSPGWRLNRVATIGNHVFYR; from the coding sequence ATGAGTCGTTTGAAGCGGACCGCTATTTGTGCGGCCCTTTCGATTTTTGCCGTGGCCGCGCTCAGCGGATCCGGCGCGGCCTCGGCTTTCGGGGCGGCAGATGTTGTTGAAGCAGAGCGGAGCTCATTGCTGCCAGGTGCGGTTTATGAGGCAGCCGCCCAAGAGGGCGAAACGCCCGTTGATTATACCATTATTCCCGAAACACCCGAATCGCCGTTGGCTGGTGACGAGACGCGCGTGACCTTGTCGCAGCTTGTGGCTCTGCATGCGGGCTCGGAAACGTCGAGCCGTGAAGAAGAGTGCCTGGCCGGCGCAGTGTATTTCGAAGCCAAGGGCGAGCCGCTTGACGGCCAGCTTGCGGTTGCTCAGGTGATCATGAATCGTGCCCGTTCCGGGCGCTTTCCATCGTCGGTTTGTGGCGTGGTTTTCCAGCCCAGCCAATTCTCGTTCGTCAGGGGCAACAGCTTCCCCCCGATCGCACGCAGCAGCCATTACTGGCAGCAGGCCGTCGCAATTGCCAAGATTGCGGGCAATGACATGTGGAATTCCACGGCTGGCAGCGCGCTCTATTTCCATGCGCGCCGCGTTTCGCCGGGCTGGCGCCTGAACCGGGTCGCGACAATCGGCAACCACGTCTTCTATCGCTGA
- a CDS encoding DUF1491 family protein, with protein MSDARLTSTMVASALVRLAGQIGGFAAIIAKGDATSGALLVQILEKGEFFALFERLLDSSGAYVWTRTGPQDAENKELLQQYLDRRQSRDPDLWIIELDVPDAERFVADRLSGA; from the coding sequence ATGAGCGACGCGCGCTTGACCAGCACAATGGTGGCCAGCGCCCTGGTGCGCCTGGCGGGCCAAATCGGAGGTTTTGCTGCTATCATTGCGAAGGGAGATGCAACGTCCGGTGCACTTCTCGTCCAGATCCTTGAAAAGGGAGAGTTTTTCGCACTTTTCGAGCGCCTGCTGGACTCATCAGGAGCCTATGTGTGGACTCGAACGGGCCCTCAAGATGCTGAAAACAAAGAGTTACTTCAGCAATATCTTGATCGCCGGCAATCGCGCGACCCAGACCTCTGGATTATTGAACTGGACGTCCCGGATGCGGAACGGTTCGTCGCGGATAGACTATCCGGCGCTTGA
- a CDS encoding PTS sugar transporter subunit IIA, with the protein MGFLGDMMSAGAVASAVNAPNKKALFQQLGTLAEREYGLDPNEVVERLTERERLGSTGFGKGVAIPHGKIEGLAHIVAAFARLEPPIDFEAIDDLPVDLVFCLLSPPDAGAEHLKALAQVSRWLRDPGFVAKLRGAGSDDAVYALFAGQEERHAA; encoded by the coding sequence ATGGGTTTTCTCGGCGACATGATGAGTGCGGGCGCAGTTGCATCGGCAGTAAACGCACCGAACAAGAAGGCCTTGTTTCAGCAACTCGGCACTCTTGCCGAGCGGGAATATGGTCTTGATCCAAATGAAGTCGTCGAGCGTCTGACCGAAAGGGAGCGCCTGGGATCGACCGGCTTCGGCAAGGGCGTGGCAATTCCGCACGGGAAGATCGAGGGCCTTGCGCACATTGTTGCGGCTTTTGCGCGCCTTGAACCGCCCATCGATTTCGAAGCCATCGATGATTTGCCGGTCGATCTGGTTTTCTGCCTTCTGTCCCCCCCGGATGCCGGCGCGGAACATTTGAAAGCGCTTGCGCAGGTCAGTCGCTGGCTCCGAGATCCGGGGTTCGTCGCCAAGCTTCGCGGCGCAGGGTCGGATGACGCGGTCTATGCCCTTTTCGCAGGCCAGGAAGAGCGCCATGCCGCCTGA
- the hpf gene encoding ribosome hibernation-promoting factor, HPF/YfiA family, whose translation MEIRVSGHQVDTGDALRTHVNDRLQAIASKYFSRALSAHVTFGKGPFVHGFGCDIVAHVMQGVVLKGSHTAQDAHLAFDGAADKVERQLRRYKHRLKDRTGGGIDALPVIETNAGYTVFNAAEDAEEVGDAPLIIAETRVDIPDATVSDAVMMLDLRNTNALLFKNSGSGVLNMVYRRGDGTIGWVEPQRAD comes from the coding sequence ATGGAAATTCGCGTTTCAGGGCATCAGGTCGATACCGGCGATGCACTTCGCACCCATGTGAACGATAGGCTGCAGGCGATTGCGAGCAAATATTTCTCGCGCGCGCTGTCGGCTCACGTCACCTTCGGCAAGGGGCCCTTTGTCCATGGTTTTGGCTGTGATATTGTGGCGCACGTCATGCAGGGCGTTGTCCTCAAGGGCTCGCACACTGCGCAGGATGCGCATCTGGCGTTTGACGGCGCCGCTGACAAGGTGGAGCGCCAGCTTCGGCGATACAAGCACAGGCTGAAGGACAGGACGGGTGGCGGGATCGACGCATTGCCGGTTATCGAAACCAATGCGGGCTACACCGTTTTCAACGCTGCGGAAGATGCAGAAGAAGTTGGTGATGCTCCCCTTATCATTGCCGAAACACGAGTCGATATTCCCGATGCTACGGTTTCGGACGCAGTGATGATGCTTGATCTTCGAAATACGAATGCCCTGCTGTTCAAGAATAGTGGCAGCGGCGTCCTGAATATGGTGTACCGCCGTGGCGACGGCACGATTGGCTGGGTCGAACCCCAAAGAGCCGACTGA
- the dnaQ gene encoding DNA polymerase III subunit epsilon, giving the protein MREIVFDTETTGLSPASGDRMVEIGCIELVNRVETGNSFHSYFNPERPMDPAAQEVHGLSDAFLANKPLFEDRVEELLDFLGDSPLVAHNARFDFSFLNHELGACGRLHISESRMVDTLALARVRHPGAKHSLDALCTRYGIDRSHRVKHGALLDAQLLAQIYVELTGGRQIGLSLADTLAEERSSDALGAGAASAAAKPAFRPARPHQATEEERIRHRKFIELLANPLWLDGPLAEEYTTGIGSN; this is encoded by the coding sequence ATGCGAGAGATTGTCTTTGATACGGAAACGACCGGACTGAGCCCGGCCAGCGGTGATCGCATGGTTGAAATCGGATGCATCGAACTCGTCAATCGCGTCGAAACCGGCAACAGCTTTCATTCCTATTTCAATCCGGAAAGGCCGATGGATCCGGCCGCTCAGGAAGTGCATGGTCTCTCGGATGCCTTTTTGGCCAACAAGCCATTGTTTGAAGACAGAGTTGAAGAATTGCTCGATTTCCTCGGTGACTCTCCCTTGGTTGCCCATAATGCCCGATTCGACTTTTCCTTCCTCAATCATGAACTCGGCGCCTGCGGGCGGCTCCACATATCGGAATCCCGAATGGTTGATACGCTGGCTCTGGCCCGCGTCCGACATCCCGGTGCCAAGCACAGTCTTGATGCGCTGTGCACGCGTTATGGCATTGATCGTAGTCACCGGGTCAAGCATGGGGCCCTTCTTGATGCCCAGTTGCTCGCGCAAATTTATGTCGAACTCACAGGCGGACGACAGATCGGGCTGTCCCTTGCAGACACACTGGCAGAAGAACGCTCGAGCGACGCACTTGGTGCTGGGGCGGCATCTGCGGCTGCCAAGCCTGCGTTTCGTCCGGCCCGTCCGCATCAAGCCACGGAGGAGGAGCGCATACGCCATCGCAAATTCATTGAACTTCTGGCCAACCCCTTGTGGCTCGATGGCCCTTTGGCAGAAGAATACACCACCGGAATCGGTAGCAATTGA
- the coaE gene encoding dephospho-CoA kinase (Dephospho-CoA kinase (CoaE) performs the final step in coenzyme A biosynthesis.): protein MKILGLTGSIGMGKSAVTAMFRRAGVPVFDADAAVHVLQGPGGVLLPAIEARFPGTTGPAGVDRAKLGAAVFGKPDELKALERIVHPAVGRMRARWLRRHRSQPVVVLDIPLLFEKKGWKAVDAVVVVSAPAWMQRKRVLARSGMTPGKFRRILALQTPDAEKRRRADYVITTGCLKYETEAQVRRLVACLRAKKGR, encoded by the coding sequence ATGAAAATCCTCGGCCTCACCGGGTCCATCGGAATGGGCAAATCGGCTGTCACGGCCATGTTCCGCCGGGCGGGCGTGCCGGTGTTCGATGCGGATGCAGCCGTTCATGTGTTGCAAGGGCCGGGTGGTGTGCTGCTGCCCGCGATCGAGGCACGCTTTCCCGGGACGACCGGGCCCGCCGGCGTCGATCGTGCGAAACTCGGCGCCGCTGTCTTTGGCAAGCCGGATGAGCTCAAGGCCCTTGAACGAATTGTCCACCCTGCTGTCGGCCGTATGCGCGCGCGCTGGCTCAGGCGGCACCGCTCACAGCCGGTTGTCGTGCTCGATATTCCGTTGTTGTTTGAGAAAAAGGGATGGAAGGCTGTGGATGCAGTAGTTGTGGTTTCCGCGCCGGCCTGGATGCAGCGCAAGCGGGTCCTCGCGCGTTCCGGAATGACGCCGGGAAAATTCCGCCGGATCCTTGCCCTTCAGACCCCGGACGCAGAAAAGCGCCGCCGAGCCGATTATGTGATCACGACAGGCTGCCTCAAGTATGAGACCGAAGCCCAGGTTCGGCGGCTTGTCGCTTGCCTCCGCGCCAAGAAGGGTCGATAA
- a CDS encoding shikimate dehydrogenase family protein: MTGRYAEVIGDPIAHSKSPLIHNFWLEKLGIDAAYRATRVPPEGLGRYFTERGEDPNWCGCNVTIPHKIAALEHVSDPGGIRESIGAINTVARGPGGGLFGTNTDAAGFLGPILDVPLEGAPVILVGSGGAANAILFALAQVGAGPITMLARNALKAAGLLARFGLKGEVKPLASSLPPAALLINASPLGMKGQPLLQLDLSPLPDNAIVYDIVYAPLETALLRAARDRGLETVDGLEMLVGQAALAFELFFDVPPPEGYDEELRAKLVQ; the protein is encoded by the coding sequence ATGACAGGGCGCTATGCAGAAGTGATTGGCGATCCGATTGCCCATTCGAAATCACCCCTGATCCATAACTTCTGGCTCGAGAAGCTTGGCATTGATGCGGCATATCGTGCCACGCGAGTCCCTCCTGAAGGGCTAGGGCGATATTTCACCGAAAGGGGAGAAGACCCCAATTGGTGCGGTTGCAATGTCACGATCCCGCACAAGATCGCGGCGCTCGAGCATGTCTCCGATCCGGGCGGTATCAGGGAGTCGATCGGGGCCATCAACACGGTTGCACGCGGGCCGGGCGGAGGGCTCTTTGGCACGAACACCGATGCGGCAGGATTCCTGGGGCCGATACTCGATGTCCCGCTGGAGGGAGCTCCTGTCATCCTTGTTGGAAGCGGCGGGGCTGCCAATGCCATCCTGTTTGCGCTGGCACAGGTCGGTGCCGGGCCGATCACGATGCTGGCGCGCAACGCCCTGAAGGCGGCCGGTTTGCTTGCCCGGTTCGGCCTGAAAGGCGAGGTCAAGCCGCTCGCTTCGTCGCTGCCGCCAGCCGCGCTCCTGATCAATGCCAGCCCTCTCGGGATGAAAGGGCAGCCCTTGCTTCAGCTCGATCTGTCGCCGCTTCCGGACAATGCGATTGTCTATGACATTGTCTATGCCCCGCTCGAAACTGCCCTGTTGCGTGCGGCGAGAGATCGCGGGCTTGAAACAGTCGATGGCCTGGAAATGCTGGTGGGGCAGGCAGCGCTGGCGTTCGAACTGTTCTTCGATGTCCCGCCGCCGGAGGGATATGACGAGGAACTTCGGGCAAAGTTGGTGCAATGA
- a CDS encoding Maf family protein, whose amino-acid sequence MLVLASGSIGRRTLLEQAGVPHDVMSASIDEAAAKAPLRARGLGPSAIADALAELKALEVSERRPQDLVLGCDQTLALENGLEFDKPPDLSTLAEQLRMLSGKTHSLYSAMVIAQQGQIVWRNRESVRMTMRTLSDQFIADYLESEGDVLLGCVGGYRIEGLGIQLFSQIEGGHFAIMGLPLLPLLAYLRSEEILPA is encoded by the coding sequence ATGCTCGTCCTTGCTTCAGGGAGCATTGGACGCCGCACGTTGCTCGAACAGGCGGGGGTTCCGCATGACGTCATGTCAGCATCGATTGACGAAGCGGCAGCGAAGGCGCCACTCAGGGCGCGAGGGCTGGGTCCATCCGCCATTGCCGATGCACTTGCAGAATTGAAGGCTTTGGAGGTTTCAGAAAGGCGTCCGCAAGATCTGGTTCTGGGCTGTGACCAGACACTGGCGCTCGAAAACGGCCTGGAATTCGACAAGCCGCCGGACCTCTCGACCCTTGCGGAACAGCTCCGCATGCTGTCCGGAAAGACACACTCACTGTACAGTGCAATGGTCATTGCTCAACAAGGGCAGATCGTGTGGCGAAACCGCGAATCTGTGCGGATGACAATGCGGACATTGTCGGATCAATTCATCGCAGATTATCTTGAATCCGAAGGTGATGTCTTGCTTGGTTGCGTAGGCGGATACCGGATCGAAGGGCTCGGTATACAACTCTTTTCGCAGATCGAAGGGGGTCACTTTGCCATAATGGGTCTGCCCTTGCTGCCGCTGCTCGCCTATCTGAGGTCGGAGGAGATATTGCCAGCATGA
- a CDS encoding pyruvate, water dikinase regulatory protein — translation MNRLHLHLVSDSTGETLETVAKAALAQFDSVETIKHFWPMVRSEGHLTRIMVDIAQNPGLVLYTMVNADVRRTLEAKCRALGLPMVAAIDPVVHALSQMLGQTAKARPGGQHMLDAAYFARVEAIQYTIAHDDGVGHENWEEADILLAGVSRSSKTPTSIYLANRGYKTANIPIVLESPPPDNLFSLKHPLVVGLVTSADRLVQIRRNRLLSLNQMPDTDYVDQEAVQRELAYARRMFADNGWPVIDVTRRSIEEAAAAIINLYNERHAGEALA, via the coding sequence GTGAACCGCCTTCATCTCCACCTTGTCTCTGACTCGACCGGAGAGACGCTCGAAACTGTGGCGAAGGCTGCGCTTGCGCAATTCGACTCCGTTGAAACCATCAAGCATTTCTGGCCAATGGTCCGTTCCGAAGGGCATTTGACCAGGATCATGGTCGATATAGCCCAAAACCCCGGACTTGTTCTCTATACGATGGTCAACGCCGATGTGCGCAGGACCCTTGAAGCCAAATGTCGTGCTCTCGGCTTGCCTATGGTTGCTGCGATTGATCCTGTTGTCCACGCTCTCTCCCAGATGCTCGGCCAGACCGCAAAGGCCCGGCCGGGTGGACAGCACATGCTTGATGCGGCCTATTTTGCCCGCGTCGAGGCCATACAATACACCATCGCGCACGATGATGGCGTAGGTCATGAGAATTGGGAAGAGGCAGACATTCTTCTTGCCGGCGTATCGCGCAGTTCCAAGACGCCAACCTCGATCTACCTTGCCAATCGGGGCTACAAGACAGCCAATATTCCGATCGTCCTGGAATCGCCTCCGCCCGACAACCTGTTCAGCCTGAAGCACCCGCTTGTGGTCGGATTAGTGACAAGTGCGGACAGGCTTGTCCAGATCCGACGAAACCGGCTCCTGTCGTTGAACCAGATGCCAGACACTGATTATGTCGACCAGGAGGCAGTGCAGCGCGAATTGGCCTATGCGCGGCGCATGTTTGCCGACAATGGCTGGCCGGTTATCGATGTGACACGCCGCTCGATTGAGGAGGCAGCGGCTGCCATTATCAATCTCTACAATGAACGCCATGCTGGCGAGGCCTTGGCTTGA
- the hemE gene encoding uroporphyrinogen decarboxylase, with the protein MADMTKRTLLATLRGEHQATPPIWLMRQAGRYLPEYRALRAKKGGFLELVNDSAAAAEVTLQPIKRFGFDGAILFSDILVVPHAMGQNLWFEEGEGPRLAPRLVDHALETLTAVPQRLDPVYETVRQVHAGLAAQTTFLGFAGSPWTVATYMIAGQGSREQAEARRFAYRDPVAFQALVDAIIGVTVDYLSGQIKAGVDAVQLFDSWAGSLSPAQFERWVIAPNATIVSQLKARHPDTPIIGFPKGAGGKLPAYARETQVDALGLDETVDPAWADASLPKSLPVQGNLDPLALIAGGAALETAVERLLSVFADRPHIFNLGHGILPDTPIENVEALLRMVRG; encoded by the coding sequence ATGGCCGACATGACGAAGAGAACCTTGCTGGCGACACTAAGGGGTGAACACCAGGCAACGCCGCCAATATGGCTTATGCGTCAGGCTGGCCGTTACCTCCCCGAATATCGTGCCCTTCGTGCAAAGAAGGGCGGATTTCTCGAACTGGTCAATGATTCGGCTGCAGCCGCAGAAGTGACACTCCAGCCGATCAAACGGTTCGGCTTTGACGGTGCCATACTTTTTTCCGACATATTGGTTGTGCCTCACGCAATGGGCCAGAACCTGTGGTTTGAGGAGGGCGAGGGGCCAAGACTTGCCCCCAGACTCGTCGATCATGCACTCGAGACACTCACGGCTGTCCCGCAGAGGCTTGATCCCGTTTACGAGACCGTCCGACAGGTTCATGCAGGGCTTGCCGCACAAACAACGTTTCTGGGCTTTGCAGGGAGTCCATGGACAGTTGCGACATATATGATTGCAGGGCAAGGCAGTCGCGAGCAGGCAGAGGCGAGGCGCTTTGCGTATCGCGATCCGGTCGCGTTTCAGGCCCTTGTCGATGCAATCATTGGTGTGACGGTCGATTATCTTTCAGGCCAGATCAAGGCAGGCGTCGATGCTGTCCAGTTGTTTGACAGTTGGGCTGGCAGCTTGAGTCCGGCGCAGTTTGAACGGTGGGTCATCGCGCCCAATGCGACAATTGTCTCTCAATTGAAGGCGCGCCATCCGGACACGCCGATAATCGGTTTTCCCAAGGGCGCTGGCGGAAAGCTTCCGGCTTATGCGCGCGAAACGCAGGTGGATGCGCTTGGGCTGGATGAGACAGTCGATCCGGCATGGGCCGATGCAAGCCTGCCAAAGTCTCTTCCGGTGCAAGGCAATCTCGACCCGCTCGCCCTGATTGCAGGAGGCGCTGCTCTGGAAACCGCTGTCGAGCGACTCTTGAGCGTTTTCGCGGACCGTCCGCACATATTCAATCTGGGCCACGGCATCCTTCCCGACACGCCGATCGAAAATGTGGAGGCCTTGCTGAGGATGGTACGCGGATGA
- a CDS encoding CopD family protein translates to MGFLGNAYPWVKSAHVIFVIFWMAGLFMLPRFLAYHQEADPLSAENQIWAERERRLIKIILNPSMILAWLFGLLLVLDTGAFGQGWFHLKFAVVLGLSGFHGWMAAYSKKLAQGSRTLTSKTLRMLNEIPGIAAAIVVIMVIVRPF, encoded by the coding sequence ATCGGGTTTCTGGGCAACGCCTATCCTTGGGTCAAATCAGCCCATGTCATATTCGTGATCTTCTGGATGGCGGGGCTGTTCATGCTCCCTCGGTTTCTGGCCTATCATCAGGAAGCTGACCCTCTGTCTGCCGAAAATCAGATCTGGGCCGAGCGTGAACGTCGGCTGATCAAGATCATCCTGAACCCATCGATGATCCTGGCCTGGCTGTTCGGCCTGCTGCTTGTCCTCGATACTGGTGCCTTTGGGCAGGGCTGGTTTCACCTGAAGTTTGCGGTTGTTCTGGGACTATCCGGTTTTCACGGCTGGATGGCCGCCTATAGCAAGAAGCTGGCGCAAGGATCCCGAACCTTGACCAGCAAGACCTTGCGGATGCTCAATGAAATTCCGGGCATTGCGGCGGCGATTGTCGTTATCATGGTCATTGTTCGTCCCTTCTGA
- a CDS encoding serine hydrolase domain-containing protein, whose product MRVLELLLLLVSLSLPVAAVADTGHQVFLDQLLAEVRAKDQLPAAAVMIQIDGKTVASSAQGLRAIGHPDKVSLQDPWELGSDTKAITATMIARLVDKGLLRFEDRLQDLLPDLATTMDPAYRSVTLVQLLGHTGGLPPLTDDADLPEFKRVIATAKGVQAQRQAIAGAYLAKPPASPIGEFSYSNIGYIVAGAIAERRTGKSWESLVRREVFKPLGIHQGGFGTPGHAKKIDAPWGHKESGGKLVALNPNDPEGQDPLAIGPAGTIHMTLADWMLFAQDQLDGAHGRGRLLSPETYRILHTPVSEHYALGWGVKLDDQGKPLLLTHSGSNGYWIADVRIMPKHNIIILFVSNLGSEAANRAILDLGKPLRDRLKPFD is encoded by the coding sequence ATGCGCGTTCTCGAACTGCTGCTTTTGTTGGTTTCCTTGAGCCTTCCTGTCGCGGCAGTCGCCGACACGGGTCACCAGGTCTTTCTCGACCAATTATTGGCTGAGGTTCGTGCAAAGGATCAGCTTCCGGCTGCGGCGGTGATGATTCAGATCGATGGAAAGACTGTTGCAAGTTCGGCGCAGGGGCTGCGCGCGATTGGACATCCGGACAAGGTATCGCTTCAGGACCCATGGGAGCTTGGATCGGATACGAAGGCCATCACGGCAACCATGATTGCCCGCCTAGTCGACAAGGGGTTGCTGCGGTTCGAAGACCGGCTGCAGGATTTGCTCCCCGATTTGGCTACGACGATGGACCCGGCCTATCGCTCGGTTACTCTGGTGCAGCTGCTTGGCCATACGGGCGGACTTCCACCCTTGACGGACGATGCCGATCTTCCCGAATTCAAGCGGGTCATTGCAACGGCCAAGGGTGTTCAGGCACAGCGACAGGCTATTGCCGGTGCTTATCTGGCAAAGCCGCCCGCATCTCCTATCGGCGAATTTTCATATTCGAACATCGGCTATATCGTTGCCGGTGCGATAGCGGAACGACGCACGGGAAAAAGTTGGGAGAGTCTCGTCAGGCGGGAAGTCTTCAAGCCGCTTGGTATCCACCAAGGGGGCTTTGGCACTCCCGGTCATGCGAAGAAGATTGATGCGCCTTGGGGGCACAAGGAAAGTGGCGGTAAGCTGGTTGCGCTGAACCCCAATGATCCTGAAGGTCAGGATCCGCTAGCCATTGGCCCTGCCGGAACGATCCATATGACCTTGGCTGACTGGATGCTGTTTGCGCAGGATCAACTGGATGGCGCGCATGGACGGGGGCGGCTCCTGTCTCCTGAAACCTATCGCATCCTTCACACGCCGGTCAGCGAACATTATGCCTTGGGCTGGGGCGTGAAGCTTGACGATCAGGGCAAGCCGCTGCTGCTCACGCACAGTGGAAGCAATGGGTATTGGATTGCAGATGTTCGCATCATGCCCAAGCACAATATCATCATCCTCTTCGTCAGCAATTTGGGCAGCGAGGCCGCCAATCGGGCAATCCTGGATCTTGGCAAGCCACTGCGGGATCGCTTGAAGCCATTCGATTAG
- the rho gene encoding transcription termination factor Rho: MHLKELKKKTPAELVEMAEELGVEGASTLRKQDLLFAILKVEAENGTQIMGMGTIEVLQDGFGFLRSPEANYLAGPDDIYVSPNQVRKHGLRTGDTVEGEIRGPKDGERYFALNKVTAINFDDPDVVRHRVNFDNLTPLYPDEKLRLDTLDPTVKDKSARVIDIISPQGKGQRALIVAPPRTGKTVLLQNIAKAITDNHPEVFLIVLLVDERPEEVTDMQRSVKGEVVSSTFDEPAQRHVQVAEMVIEKAKRLVEHKKDVVILLDSITRLGRAYNTVVPSSGKVLTGGVDANALQRPKRFFGAARNIEEGGSLSIIATALIDTGSRMDEVIFEEFKGTGNSEIVLDRKVADKRIFPALDVGKSGTRKEELLVEKGNLSKMWVLRRILMQMGTVDAMEFLLDKMKDSKTNEDFFDSMNQ, encoded by the coding sequence ATGCATTTGAAAGAACTTAAAAAGAAGACCCCGGCAGAACTCGTCGAAATGGCGGAAGAGCTGGGCGTTGAAGGAGCATCAACGCTCCGCAAGCAAGACCTTCTGTTCGCGATCCTGAAAGTGGAAGCCGAAAACGGCACGCAGATCATGGGCATGGGTACGATTGAGGTGCTGCAGGATGGCTTTGGCTTCCTGCGCTCGCCTGAAGCCAATTATCTCGCTGGTCCTGACGATATCTATGTCTCGCCAAACCAGGTCCGCAAGCACGGTCTGCGCACCGGCGATACCGTCGAAGGCGAAATTCGCGGGCCGAAAGACGGCGAACGCTATTTCGCGCTGAACAAGGTCACGGCGATCAATTTCGACGATCCCGATGTCGTCCGGCATCGCGTCAATTTTGACAACCTCACCCCGCTCTATCCGGATGAGAAGCTGCGGCTGGATACACTGGATCCGACGGTCAAGGACAAGTCGGCACGCGTGATCGACATCATCTCTCCGCAGGGCAAGGGTCAGCGTGCACTGATTGTTGCGCCGCCCCGCACCGGCAAGACGGTGCTGCTTCAGAACATTGCCAAGGCCATCACCGATAATCACCCCGAGGTTTTCCTGATCGTCCTGCTGGTCGACGAACGGCCAGAGGAAGTGACAGACATGCAACGATCGGTGAAGGGCGAAGTCGTTTCTTCAACCTTCGACGAACCGGCACAACGCCATGTCCAGGTTGCCGAAATGGTCATCGAAAAGGCCAAGAGGCTTGTCGAGCACAAGAAGGACGTTGTCATCCTGCTGGACTCGATCACGCGCCTCGGCCGCGCCTACAACACGGTTGTCCCGTCATCCGGAAAGGTACTGACCGGCGGTGTCGATGCAAATGCGCTGCAGCGTCCAAAGCGCTTCTTCGGTGCAGCGCGCAATATTGAGGAAGGTGGTTCGCTTTCGATCATTGCCACGGCCCTGATCGATACGGGCAGCCGGATGGATGAAGTGATTTTCGAAGAATTCAAGGGCACCGGCAATTCGGAAATCGTGCTTGACCGCAAGGTTGCAGACAAGCGCATTTTCCCAGCGCTCGATGTCGGAAAGTCAGGCACGCGCAAGGAAGAGCTGCTTGTCGAAAAGGGCAATCTCTCGAAGATGTGGGTGCTTCGTCGTATCCTCATGCAGATGGGCACTGTTGATGCGATGGAATTCCTGCTCGACAAGATGAAGGATTCGAAGACAAACGAGGATTTCTTCGATTCAATGAATCAGTAG
- a CDS encoding antibiotic biosynthesis monooxygenase family protein, producing the protein MILEHALLQVVVGQEAAFEAALVEAKPLIEASPGFRGIEVRRGCEAPGLYLLIVQWDTIADHRDGFRKSDRYQQWRSLLHPFYDPMPTVAYFGDVL; encoded by the coding sequence GTGATCCTTGAGCATGCGTTGCTGCAGGTCGTGGTGGGCCAGGAAGCGGCGTTCGAGGCCGCGCTGGTCGAAGCGAAGCCGCTCATTGAGGCTTCGCCCGGCTTTCGCGGGATCGAGGTCAGACGGGGATGCGAAGCGCCGGGGCTCTATCTTTTGATTGTCCAATGGGACACAATTGCTGATCATCGGGACGGGTTTCGCAAGTCGGATCGTTATCAGCAATGGCGCTCCCTGTTGCACCCCTTCTATGATCCAATGCCGACGGTTGCCTATTTCGGAGATGTCTTGTGA